The window GTTTCTCTGTCCTATTAGGGGCAGCTTTCTTAATGGCCACGTCATCTATTGGGCCTGGCTTTATGTTGCAAACAGCAGCGTTTACAAATGAGTTGAAAGCAGACTTTGCATTTGCTATCGTTATATCTGTTATTTTCTCTATTATTGCACAGCTTAATGTGTGGACAATTATTGGTGTATCCCAAATGCGCGGTCAAGATATTGCGAATAAGGTATTACCAGGCCTTGGGTATATAGTGGCATTTTTAATTTCCCTTGGTGGATTAGCCTTTAATATCGGTAATATTGGTGGTGCTTCTATGGGCCTCAATATTATATTTGGTATCGACACAACAACAGCAGCGGCTATTAGTGGTATTTTGGGCATCTTACTATTTACATCTAAGAAGATGGGTGGTGTTCTAGATAATACGGCTAAAGTACTCGGTACGGTTATGCTCGTCCTCATTGCTTATGTAGCATTTTCAACGAATCCCCCGGTAGGGACAGCAGTGACTCATGCGATAGTACCTACGAATTATCCGTGGCTTGCTACGATAACTCTTATTGGAGGGACCGTAGGTGGCTATATAACATTCTCTGGTGGTCATCGCCTTATTGATGCTGGTATTACAGGTCAAGAACATTTAAAGGATGTACGTCGTGCAGCAATTATGGGCATGTCTGTTGATGCGCTAGTTCGTATATTATTATTCTTAGCTGTTCTTGGTGTGGTATCTATGGGATTTGTACTAGATACTAAGGATCCAGCTGGTTCTGCTTTTCTTTTAGGAGCTGGTGAAATCGGGCATAAATTATTCGGTATAGTGTTCTTCTGTGCCGCATTGACCTCTGTAGTAGGGGCTGCCTACACATCAGTATCCTTCTTAAAAACATTGTTTAAGGTGGTAGAACGAAATGAAAAATTGACTATTATGGCATTTATCTTTATTTCCACATGTATCCTGATTTTTATTGGTAAACCAGCATCTCTATTGATTTTAGCCGGTTCTGTAAATGGTTTGATCTTGCCTGTTACGTTGGCAGTTATGCTTGTCGCAACTCATAAGTCTGAAATCGTAGGAACATATAAACACAATAAACTTTTATATTATACAGGGTGGATTGTAGTGCTCGTAACATCTTACATTGGTGTTACATCTTTAAAGGGCATTGCTAAGTTACTAGGTTAATTAATTATCTGTGAAAGCACCATTACGTTCGTCTTGAATGTGATGGTCCTTTCTAGTTATAGCAGGAGGTACATATGAAACCTACAATTTCACCTGTAGGGGATTGCGCTATCTCTATTGATTTTGGTCAAGCAATCGATCCAAAGATTAATCGACAAATCCGACAAGTTATAGAGCAGATTAAACTCTTACAGCTAGATGGAATTATTGAACTAGTTCCTACATACTGTGCATTGCTTGTTCAATATGATGCAATGGTATATACGTATTCCGACATTTGTAGAACTATTAATCCTATATTACAAGAATCTGTAACAGACAGCGCAAATGAACGTGTTACGATTGTTGAAATCCCGACCATATACGGTGGCGAGTATGGTCCAGATCTAGGCTTTGTAGCCTCTCACAATCATATAAGTGAAGCTGAGGTTGTATCCATTCATAGTGGTACTGACTATTTGGTTTATATGTTAGGTTTTATTCCTGGTTTTACTTACTTAGGTGGAATGAATCCTCGCATTGCAACTCCGCGGTTGTCTTCGCCAAGAACTTTGATTCCTGCCGGGTCTGTAGGTATTGCAGGAGAACAGACTGGCACATATCCATCAGATTCTCCAGGGGGATGGCAGATTATTGGGCGCACACCTGTGACTATGTATGATATGTCTAAAAAACAAGCTGCATTATTAAGAGCAGGGGACTACGTTCGTTATGTGCCCATCGATGATACTGAATTTTATCGCATAAAATCTTTAGGTTCAGCTTATGTTCCTGTTGTACATGAAGTAGAGGTAGGTGATTTGCGTGGCTTTAAATAGTTTTAAGAAAGCTTCAATCCACGTAGATGGACCAGGGATGTATACAACGATTCAAGATGCAGGACGAGTCGGCTATCAACAATATGGTATGCCTGTAGCGGGGCCTATGGATAGTGAAAGCTATCTATTGGGGCAGGCTTTAGTAGGAAACAAGGAGCCTTTAGGTGCTTTAGAATGCACCGTGCTACCGCCTACACTAACGGTTCAAGGTACATGTATTGTTGCTTTTACAGGGGCTGATATGCATCCCACTATTAATAATATAGTCGTGCCTCGATACATACCTTTTATATGTCATGAAGGAGATATTATTTCTGGTAGCTTTAGCCAATGTGGCGTGCGTATGTATATTGCTTTCTCAGGCGGTATTGATGTTCCTACTATTAATGGTAGCGTATCGACTCATACAAAAGCTAAGATAGGTGGTCTTGAGGGGAGATCGTTACAAGCAGGTGATCAGTTTGGCATTAAAGCATTTACTAGAGACGAAGTGAATGTGTGCGACTTCTATGATGGTCATAACTTATTCAATATCGCCCTATATAACCGCGGCGGCCGTGAGTGTCACGAACCTTTGCGTGTAGTACTAGGGGAGCAAGCAAAGTATTTTACAGAGAAAGGAATCAAGACCTTTGGTAGTAAAATATATACATTGACTGTACAATGTGATCGTATGGGCTTTCGCTTGGATGGCCCTGTTATAGAGCATATAGATGGTGCGGATATTATCTCCGATGGCGCTGTATTTGGTTCTATCCAAGTTCCTTCTGATGGAAACCCTATAGTACTCATGGCAGATCGGCAAACAACAGGTGGCTATACAAAGATTGGTACTGTGATTACGGCAGATTTACCTAGGTTAAGCCAATTACCAGTGGGGGATGGAATTCATTTTGATATCATATCTGTCGAAGAAGCACAAGCGATATATCGTACATATATGAAACGCTTACATAAGCGCATACAATTAGCACACGAACAAAGTGTATATGCCTTTAATGTAACTTAATTGGTTTTCCCTATTTAATTATATAAACTAGCAATAAAGCTATCTTGTAGATTGTTATTTCTATGAGATAGCTTTTTGTTATGTAATGTAAGATGAATTGATGAGGTGGAGGGAAAATATAATCTTATAAAACAAGTTTAAAATAATGATTATGAATTTATATTCATTTTATCTCTTCTTTATGGTATAAAATAAGCCCGTATTTTATATAAATTTGTGATATGAATCACTATAAAACGCATTAATGCTGCATTTGTGCGCTATATAGAATTATGAATAAAAAATGAAAAAGCTTGATAGTGTATTAAAGGTTTTGATATACTTATAATATTGAAAATTTTGGAATTCTCGTATGACTTACCATATGATAAAACATCGAGGGAGCATTAATATTACTATAGTTTATAGGAGAAAGTATGAATAAGATTTTTAAAGTGGTTTGGAGCAAATCAAAAAACTGCTACGTAGTAGTATCTGAGTTCGCTAAGAATAATAGTGGCAAAAAGAAAACTGTTGTAGCAGCAATCTTGGCTGCATTAGCAATGACTAATGCTAGCATCTCTATGGCGGCAAATACTTTGCCTACAAATATGCATGCAACAGCAGTAGGCTTGGGGGCTGGTGCTTCTGTTACTGGTGATAAAGCTGTAGGTTTCGGTCAAAATGCAGCAGCTGCTGGTGGATATTCTATTGCAATAGGTTCTAATTCTAGTACCAGTGTTAACAGTCCACAAGGAATCGCTATTGGTGGTGGTAATACTGCTAATGAAGGTGCAAGAGTAATTGGGGAGCAAGCAATTGCCATTGGGGGAAATACAATAGCTCAAGGTAACTCTTCTATTGTTATTGGTGGCGATGATGTAGTTAAAGCCGATGGTGTAAATGTTATTTACACTACGAATAATGGTGAGAATAAAACTGGGGATTTGCGTAGTGCAGTTCAAAGCTTAACAGGATTTGATATGAGAAACCCACTATATACATCGGCAACGGCTGGTGAATCCGGTATCACATTAGGCATGAAAGGTCAGTCAGGCAATGTGGGCATTGCCATTGGTACAGGTGCAAATGCGAAGGATCGTTTATCAGGAACTTCTAGTGGGGCTTCTGGTCAAGCCAATAATGATGTAACAAATGCTATTGCTATTGGCACAGGGGCTAGGGCAAATCGTGATAATGCTATTGCCATCGGTGGTGGTTCTAACACTGATGTAGGCGGTACAAAACAATCTAGTTATACTTTGCCAAATAACGTTGTTGCTTCCTGGGCTGGTGGTGATAAAACATTGCCAGGTGACGTTGTATCTTTTGGTTCTAAAGGGTATGAACGTCAGTTGAAACATGTGGCTCCTGGTGAAGTAAGTGCTACTTCCACAGATGCAATTAATGGCTCTCAACTTAGCGCTATTGTAGACCAAATCGCTTATAAATATATATCTATAAAATCTTCTGATGCTGCTAATAAAGATAATACTGGTGCTACGGCAGCTAATTCTATTGCTATTGGCCCAAATGCCGCAACAGACGCATCTGCGAGTCGTTCTGTAGCTGTTGGTGATGGCGCTAGAGGTAAAGTAGTAGATGGTGTAGCTGTTGGTTCAAAATCTACAGCTGATATTGCTTCAGGCGTAGCGGGATATAATGTTAATGCTAGTCGTACAGATATATATGATGGTTTAAGTGGTGCTGCCCTAACGTCTAAATTAGGTGGTGTTGCTGTTGGTACGATAAACCAAACACGTCAAATTAACTATGTTGCTGCAGGTACTGCTGATACAGACGCAGTAAACGTGGCACAGTTAAAGAGTGTTAATCTAGCTTTTACAGGTGATACTGGTACAGGCGATGTGAACCTTGCTAATAGTAAATTGGCTGTAAATGGTGATAATACATACATCAGCACTACAGCTAATGGTAAGAAAATTACAGTTTCTGGTAAAAAGCAAGACATCACTGTAGCAAATGGTAGCGCTACAGCGACTGCTGGTATGGCGGATTCTGCTAACGTAGCTAATGCAATTAATCAAGCGATTGATCAAAATAAATATGGTTGGAATCTTTCTGCTAATGGTGAAGCTACACCAGTAGCGGTTGAAAAAGGTAATACAGTAGATTTTTCTGGTGACGATAATGTTGCGGTTACTAGAAATGATAAGAAAATCTCTGTAGCTTTGAAAAAAGATCTTTCTAAATTAAACAGTGCTTCTTTCAATAATGCTGGCGGTAATGAAACTGTTAAAATTGATGGTGATAAAGGTATCAATGCTGGGAATTTGAAAGTTGCTAATGTAGCAGATGGTGTTGCTGATAAAGATGCTGTCAATGTATCTCAATTGAAAAAAGTTGATGATAAAGCTGAAGCTAACAAAATTGCTATTGATACAAATAAAACTGCAATAGCTAAAAATGCAGGTGATATTGCAACAAACAAAACAGATATTGCTGCCAATAAGGACAGTATTGCTGCGAATACGCAAAAAATTGCTGACAATAAAACTGCAATAGATAAAAATACTGGTGAAATTGCTACAAACAAAGGGGATATTGTTTCTAATAAAGCTAATATTGCCCAAAATACTGCTGCTATCGGTCGTAAGATTTCTTTAGGTGGTAACTCTGGCTCTACCGATGAAAAATCCTTGAGCACAGGTGATGTGAAATTTAACGTAAAAGGGGAAAATGGTCTTACTACTGTTGCTAATGGCGACGATGTGACTGTTAAACTCGATGATGTAACTAAAAATAAACTCGACAATGCAGCTGATCGAGACTTGAGCAATTTGACTCCTAATGGTAAACAACAAGTTAAGGACTTAGCAGCTTGGAATGTAGTCGCTAATAATGAGACGGCTGAAAAGGTTGAAGGTAATAACACTGTTAAGTTTATTGATGGTGATAACATTTCTATTACTCAAAATGGTAAGGACTTCACCATTTCTGCTAAGAAAGATGTAACCTTTGATACGGTAACAGCTACTCAAACGATTACAGCGCCAAAGGTTAAAGCGACAATTGGAGTTGAAACACCTCAAGTAACAGGCTTGACGAACACTGCGTGGGTTCCAGGTCAAACACAACCTGTATCTGGTCGTGCAGCCACAGAAGACCAATTGAAACATGTTGATGATCAAGTAGCGGAAAATAAAGCCAATATCGCTGATAATACAGATAAGATTGGCAAAAATGCTGATGCCATTGCAGATAACAAGCAAAAAATAGCTGACAATAAAACGGCAATTGATAAAAATGCAGCTGATATTACTACTAATAAGGATAATATTGCAGATAATAAGCAAAAGATAGCTGATAATAAAACGGCAATTGATAAGAATGCAGGTGATATTGCTACTAATAAGGACAATATTGCTGCGAATAAACAAAATATTGCTGATAACAAAGCTGCTATCACTAAAAATGCTAGTGATATTGCAACTAATAAGGATAACATCGACAAAAACACAACAGCTATCGGTCGTAAGATTTCTTTAGGTGGTAACTCTGGTTCGACTAATGAAAAATCCTTGAGCACAGGTGATGTGAAGTTTAACGTAAAAGGTGAAAATGGTCTTACTACGGTTGCTAATGGCGACGATGTGACTGTTAAACTCGATGATGCAACTAAAGGTAAAGTTGACAATGCAGCTGATCGAGATTTGAGTAATTTGACCCCTGACGGTAAGCAACAAGTTAAGGACTTAGCAGCTTGGAATGTAGTCGCTAATAATGAGACGGCTGAAAAGGTTGAAGGTGGTAACACTGTTAAGTTTATTGATGGTGATAACATTTCTATTACTCAAAATGGTAAGGATTTCACCGTTTCCACTAAGAAAGATGTAACCTTTGATACGGTAACAGCTACTCAAACGATTACAGCGCCAAAGGTTAAAGCGACAACTGGAGTTGAAACACCTCAAGTAACAGGCTTGACGAACACTGTGTGGGTTCCAGGTCAAACACAACCTGTATCTGGTCGTGCAGCCACAGAAGACCAATTGAAACATGTTGATGATCAAGTAGTGGAAAATAAAGCCAATATCGCTGATAATACAGATAAGATTGGCAAAAATGCTGATGCCATTGCAGATAACAAGCAAAAAATAGCTGACAATAAAACGGCAATTGATAAAAATGCAGCTGATATTACTACTAATAAGGATAATATTGCAGACAACAAACAAAAAATAGCCGATAATAAAACGGCAATTGATAAGAATACTGGCGACATTGCTACAAACAAAGCTGACATTTCAACTAACAAAGATAACATCGCAATCAATAAAGCTAACATCGACAAAAACACGACAGCTATTGGCCGTAAGATTTCTTTAGGTGGTAACTCTGGTTCGACTGATGAAAAATCGTTGAGCACAGGTGATGTGAAATTCAATGTGAAAGGTGAAAATGGTCTTACGACTGTTGCTAATGGCGACGATGTGACAGTTAAACTCGATGATACGACTAAAGGTAAAATCGAGAATGCAGCGGACCAAGACTTGAGCAATTTGACTCCTGACGGTAAGCAACAGATTAAGAACTTAGCAGCTTGGAATGTAGTCGCTAATAATGAGACGGCTGAAAAGGTTGAAGGTGGTAACACTGTTAAGTTTATTGATGGTGATAACATTTCTATTACTCAAAATGGTAAGGATTTCACCGTTTCCACTAAGAAAGATGTAACCCTTGGTACGGTAACAGCTACTCAAACGATTACAGCGCCAAAGGTTAAAGCGACAACTGGGGTTGAAACTCCTCAAGTAACAGGTTTGACCAACACTGCATGGACTCCGGGACAAACACAACCTGTATCTGGTCGTGCAGCTACAGAAGACCAATTGAAACACGTTGATGATCAAGTAGCAGAAAATAAAGCCAATATCGCTGATAATACAGATAAGATTGGCAAAAATTCTGATGCCATTGCAGATAACAAGCAAAAAATAGCTGACAATAAAGCTGCAATTGATAAAAATGCAGTAGATATTGCCACTAACAAAGACAATATTGCTGCGAACAAAACAGATATTGCTACTAATAAGGATAACATTGCAGATAACAAGCAAAAAATAGCTGATAATAAAACTGCAATCACTAAAAATACTGACAATATTGCTACCAATAGACAAAATATTGCTGATAACAAAGCGGCTATCACTAAAAATGCTAGTGATATTGTAACTAATAAGGATAACATCGCAACCAATAAAGCTAACATCGACAAAAACACGACAGCTATCGGTCGTAAGATTTCTTTAGGTGGTAACTCTGGTTCGACTGATGAAAAATCTTTGAGCACAGGTGATGTGAAATTCAATGTGAAAGGTGAAAATGGTCTTACGACTGTTGCTAATGGCGACGATGTGACAGTTAAACTCGATGATGCAACTAAAGGTAAAGTTGACAATGCAGCTGATCGAGATTTGAGTAATTTGACCCCTGACGGTAAGCAACAAGTTAAGGACTTAGCAGCTTGGAATGTAGTCGCTAATAATGAGATGGCTGAAAAGGTTGAAGGTGGTAACACCGTTAAGTTTATCGATGGTGATAACATTTCCATTACTCAAAATGGTAAGGACTTCACCATTTCTACTAAGAAAGATGTAACTTTTGATACGGTAACAGCTACTCAAACGATTACAGCGCCAAAGGTTAAAGCGACAACTGGGGTTGAAACTCCTCAAGTAACAGGTTTGACTAACACTGCATGGACTCTAGGCCAAACACAACCTGTATCTGGTCGTGCAGCTACAGAAGACCAATTGAAATACGTTGATGATCAAGTATCAGAAAATAAAGCCAAGATTGCTGACAATACAGATAAGATTGGTAAAAATGCAGAGGCTATTGCGGATAACAAACAAAAAATAGCTGATAATAAAGCTGCAATTGATAAAAATGCAGTAGATATTGCTACTAACAAAGATAATATCGCAACTAATAAAGCCGATATAGCAACTAATAAAGATAATATTGCGACGAATAAACAAAATATTGCAGATAACAAAGCGGCCATCACTAAAAATGCTGGCGATATCGCAGCCAATAAAGCTAATATTGATAAAAATACAGAAGCTATTGGTCGTAAGATTTCCTTAGGTGGTAATACTGGTTCAACAGATGAGAAATCCTTAAGTACAGGCGATGTGAAATTCAATATTAAAGGGCAAAATGGTATTGTTACTGAAGCTAATGGCGAAGATGTAACTGTCAAATTGGATGATGCTACGGCTAATAAAATCAACAATGCAGCAAATACGGATTTGAGCAACTTAACAGATGCTGGTAAACAACAAGTTAAAGATTTATCCGCATGGAATGTAGTAGCTAATGGTAATACTGCTGAAAAAGTTGAAGGTGGCAATACAGTTAAGTTTATCGATGGTGATAACATTTCCATTACTCAAAATGGTAAAGATTTCACAATTGCTACTAAACAAGACGTAACTTTCAATACTGTAAAAGCAAATCAAACCATTACAGCACCAGAAGTGAAAGCTACAGAAGGTGTAGAAACACCTCAAGTAACGGGTTTGACTAACACTGCATGGACTCCGGGTCAAACACAGCCTGTCTCTGGACGTGCCGCCACAGAAGATCAATTGAAACATGTTGATGATCAAGTAGCAGAAAACAAAGCCAACATTGCTGATAATACAGATAAGATTGGTAAAAATGCTGATGCCATTGCGGATAACAAGCAAAAAATAGCTAATAATAAAGCTGCAATTGATAGAAATGCTGCTGATATTGCAACTAATAAGGACAATATTGCTGCGAATAAACAAAATATTGCTGATAACAAAGCGGCTATCACTAAAAATACTAGTGATATTGCAACTAATAAGGATAACATCGCAACCAATAAAGCTAATATCGACAAAAACACGACAGCTATTGCTCGTAAGATTTCTTTAGGTGGTAACTCTGGTTTGACTGATGAA of the Veillonella parvula genome contains:
- a CDS encoding biotin-dependent carboxyltransferase family protein; this encodes MYTTIQDAGRVGYQQYGMPVAGPMDSESYLLGQALVGNKEPLGALECTVLPPTLTVQGTCIVAFTGADMHPTINNIVVPRYIPFICHEGDIISGSFSQCGVRMYIAFSGGIDVPTINGSVSTHTKAKIGGLEGRSLQAGDQFGIKAFTRDEVNVCDFYDGHNLFNIALYNRGGRECHEPLRVVLGEQAKYFTEKGIKTFGSKIYTLTVQCDRMGFRLDGPVIEHIDGADIISDGAVFGSIQVPSDGNPIVLMADRQTTGGYTKIGTVITADLPRLSQLPVGDGIHFDIISVEEAQAIYRTYMKRLHKRIQLAHEQSVYAFNVT
- a CDS encoding ESPR-type extended signal peptide-containing protein encodes the protein MNKIFKVVWSKSKNCYVVVSEFAKNNSGKKKTVVAAILAALAMTNASISMAANTLPTNMHATAVGLGAGASVTGDKAVGFGQNAAAAGGYSIAIGSNSSTSVNSPQGIAIGGGNTANEGARVIGEQAIAIGGNTIAQGNSSIVIGGDDVVKADGVNVIYTTNNGENKTGDLRSAVQSLTGFDMRNPLYTSATAGESGITLGMKGQSGNVGIAIGTGANAKDRLSGTSSGASGQANNDVTNAIAIGTGARANRDNAIAIGGGSNTDVGGTKQSSYTLPNNVVASWAGGDKTLPGDVVSFGSKGYERQLKHVAPGEVSATSTDAINGSQLSAIVDQIAYKYISIKSSDAANKDNTGATAANSIAIGPNAATDASASRSVAVGDGARGKVVDGVAVGSKSTADIASGVAGYNVNASRTDIYDGLSGAALTSKLGGVAVGTINQTRQINYVAAGTADTDAVNVAQLKSVNLAFTGDTGTGDVNLANSKLAVNGDNTYISTTANGKKITVSGKKQDITVANGSATATAGMADSANVANAINQAIDQNKYGWNLSANGEATPVAVEKGNTVDFSGDDNVAVTRNDKKISVALKKDLSKLNSASFNNAGGNETVKIDGDKGINAGNLKVANVADGVADKDAVNVSQLKKVDDKAEANKIAIDTNKTAIAKNAGDIATNKTDIAANKDSIAANTQKIADNKTAIDKNTGEIATNKGDIVSNKANIAQNTAAIGRKISLGGNSGSTDEKSLSTGDVKFNVKGENGLTTVANGDDVTVKLDDVTKNKLDNAADRDLSNLTPNGKQQVKDLAAWNVVANNETAEKVEGNNTVKFIDGDNISITQNGKDFTISAKKDVTFDTVTATQTITAPKVKATIGVETPQVTGLTNTAWVPGQTQPVSGRAATEDQLKHVDDQVAENKANIADNTDKIGKNADAIADNKQKIADNKTAIDKNAADITTNKDNIADNKQKIADNKTAIDKNAGDIATNKDNIAANKQNIADNKAAITKNASDIATNKDNIDKNTTAIGRKISLGGNSGSTNEKSLSTGDVKFNVKGENGLTTVANGDDVTVKLDDATKGKVDNAADRDLSNLTPDGKQQVKDLAAWNVVANNETAEKVEGGNTVKFIDGDNISITQNGKDFTVSTKKDVTFDTVTATQTITAPKVKATTGVETPQVTGLTNTVWVPGQTQPVSGRAATEDQLKHVDDQVVENKANIADNTDKIGKNADAIADNKQKIADNKTAIDKNAADITTNKDNIADNKQKIADNKTAIDKNTGDIATNKADISTNKDNIAINKANIDKNTTAIGRKISLGGNSGSTDEKSLSTGDVKFNVKGENGLTTVANGDDVTVKLDDTTKGKIENAADQDLSNLTPDGKQQIKNLAAWNVVANNETAEKVEGGNTVKFIDGDNISITQNGKDFTVSTKKDVTLGTVTATQTITAPKVKATTGVETPQVTGLTNTAWTPGQTQPVSGRAATEDQLKHVDDQVAENKANIADNTDKIGKNSDAIADNKQKIADNKAAIDKNAVDIATNKDNIAANKTDIATNKDNIADNKQKIADNKTAITKNTDNIATNRQNIADNKAAITKNASDIVTNKDNIATNKANIDKNTTAIGRKISLGGNSGSTDEKSLSTGDVKFNVKGENGLTTVANGDDVTVKLDDATKGKVDNAADRDLSNLTPDGKQQVKDLAAWNVVANNEMAEKVEGGNTVKFIDGDNISITQNGKDFTISTKKDVTFDTVTATQTITAPKVKATTGVETPQVTGLTNTAWTLGQTQPVSGRAATEDQLKYVDDQVSENKAKIADNTDKIGKNAEAIADNKQKIADNKAAIDKNAVDIATNKDNIATNKADIATNKDNIATNKQNIADNKAAITKNAGDIAANKANIDKNTEAIGRKISLGGNTGSTDEKSLSTGDVKFNIKGQNGIVTEANGEDVTVKLDDATANKINNAANTDLSNLTDAGKQQVKDLSAWNVVANGNTAEKVEGGNTVKFIDGDNISITQNGKDFTIATKQDVTFNTVKANQTITAPEVKATEGVETPQVTGLTNTAWTPGQTQPVSGRAATEDQLKHVDDQVAENKANIADNTDKIGKNADAIADNKQKIANNKAAIDRNAADIATNKDNIAANKQNIADNKAAITKNTSDIATNKDNIATNKANIDKNTTAIARKISLGGNSGLTDEKSLSTGDVKFNIKGENGLTTIANGEDVTVKIDDQTKAKIDNAANQDLSNLTDAGKQQVKDISAWKVTAAGGTVEKVQGGDTVKFQAGDNLVVNQDRTTFTYGLAKDLKGLNSVTVGDENGVSTKITPAGTTVKDAAGNSTTINGGGMTITPADTAASPVSLTVDGLNNGGNKIHGVAPGTADTDAVNVSQLKASNAGLQEAVNRVGTETQRVGAHAAAMAALKPIQYDPLEPTQIMAGIGNYRGETAGAIGIAHYRTEDTMFNVGVSLGTSHNMVNAGVTHKFGGSRERKDAIPERYKAGPISSVYVMQDEVSSLKKENSNQKTVIANQAARLNTLEAENERQRQELAETKQGLDDLRAVVNQLLASKG
- the pxpB gene encoding 5-oxoprolinase subunit PxpB, translating into MKPTISPVGDCAISIDFGQAIDPKINRQIRQVIEQIKLLQLDGIIELVPTYCALLVQYDAMVYTYSDICRTINPILQESVTDSANERVTIVEIPTIYGGEYGPDLGFVASHNHISEAEVVSIHSGTDYLVYMLGFIPGFTYLGGMNPRIATPRLSSPRTLIPAGSVGIAGEQTGTYPSDSPGGWQIIGRTPVTMYDMSKKQAALLRAGDYVRYVPIDDTEFYRIKSLGSAYVPVVHEVEVGDLRGFK
- a CDS encoding NRAMP family divalent metal transporter, whose product is MKPITGKASFSVLLGAAFLMATSSIGPGFMLQTAAFTNELKADFAFAIVISVIFSIIAQLNVWTIIGVSQMRGQDIANKVLPGLGYIVAFLISLGGLAFNIGNIGGASMGLNIIFGIDTTTAAAISGILGILLFTSKKMGGVLDNTAKVLGTVMLVLIAYVAFSTNPPVGTAVTHAIVPTNYPWLATITLIGGTVGGYITFSGGHRLIDAGITGQEHLKDVRRAAIMGMSVDALVRILLFLAVLGVVSMGFVLDTKDPAGSAFLLGAGEIGHKLFGIVFFCAALTSVVGAAYTSVSFLKTLFKVVERNEKLTIMAFIFISTCILIFIGKPASLLILAGSVNGLILPVTLAVMLVATHKSEIVGTYKHNKLLYYTGWIVVLVTSYIGVTSLKGIAKLLG